Genomic window (Chondrocystis sp. NIES-4102):
TTAATTAAAATTGATTGGTTAGTAACTAGTCGTGCTGATCCTCAACGGGAATGGAATTGGTATTCTCGTCTTGATGCTGGTGGTGGGGCTTTGGGTTCAATTGCTTCCCATGCTTTTGATTATATTAGCTGGTTATTTGGATCAGTTAGTCGTTTATGTGGTTATTTGAATTGTGCCATCCCTCAACGCCCAGATGTTAAAGACGATGGGAAAATGAAGCCTGTAGATGCGGATGATACTTGCCTCATTATGTTGGAATTGGCAGATGGTACGCCTGTACAACTATCTATTAGTTCTGTTACTTATGCTGGTAGGGGGCATTGGGTAGAAGTATATGGGGAAAAAGGTACATTAGTATTAGGTAGTAGTAATTTGAAGGATTATGTACATGGGTTTGAATTATGGGCAGCCCCCGCAGGTAATTCGCTTAAAAAAGTTTCTATTCCTAAACAATTGGATTTTGCTCAAGTATATACTGATGGTAGATTAGCACCGTTTTTGCGAGTAGTCGATCGCTTGGTTGAATCGATTGATTGCGGTAGTTCACTTGTTCCTTCTCTTAAGCAAGGTGTTTATTCTCAATTATTAATGGATAAAACTCATCTGTCTCATAAACAAGGAGGTTGGGTAAATGTTCCCGATCTAGAAGCGTTTATCCGAGGATAAGTAGGGTGGTTATTAGGTAGTGGGTAGTAGGTAGTAGGTAGTAGGTAGTGGGGAAGGAGTAATCCCACAAGGGGACAATGAAAGTAATCCCACAAGGGGACAATGAGAGTAACGAGTAACGAGTAACGAGTAACGAGTAAAGCTAAGAGCTAAAAGCTAAGAGCTAAAAGCTAAGGGATTTTAGATGTGTCCTTGCTTAATTATGATTGTCACGATATTTTTAGCCTAAACTGAGCTTATTATTAACAATCCCTGACAAATGGAGTGATCAGATCATGGGTTGTAGGGGGTTCAAACTATGATTTATTCTGCTTTTAAGACATTCTGTAGCAAATAATACTTAATATTTGATAATAAGTAAAAGTTATAAAAAAGTCATATTATTAATTTGTCAGAGCAAATTGTGAATTCTTAATAATTTAAAAAAGAAAAATTGCTGGACAGTTAGAGTAAAATAATCGAACCCCACGAACAGTTATTTGAGATTTACGGAATTATTAGATTAGATAAATATTAGTTATTGTGACTAGCAAGACTAAGAAATAC
Coding sequences:
- a CDS encoding oxidoreductase domain protein; this translates as MTSTSNQIGVAVVGTGFGQKIHIPGFQQHPRTKVVAVYNRDLNKAKEIADANKIYYAYNDFDRILSLAEVEAVSISTPPFLHYEMAKKVLQAKKHLLLEKPMAMNAAEVKELYHLAKEQKVVAIADFEFRYIPAWQLLAQYLADDYVGKKRLIKIDWLVTSRADPQREWNWYSRLDAGGGALGSIASHAFDYISWLFGSVSRLCGYLNCAIPQRPDVKDDGKMKPVDADDTCLIMLELADGTPVQLSISSVTYAGRGHWVEVYGEKGTLVLGSSNLKDYVHGFELWAAPAGNSLKKVSIPKQLDFAQVYTDGRLAPFLRVVDRLVESIDCGSSLVPSLKQGVYSQLLMDKTHLSHKQGGWVNVPDLEAFIRG